A DNA window from Drosophila biarmipes strain raj3 chromosome 2R, RU_DBia_V1.1, whole genome shotgun sequence contains the following coding sequences:
- the LOC108022445 gene encoding LOW QUALITY PROTEIN: lysosome membrane protein 2 (The sequence of the model RefSeq protein was modified relative to this genomic sequence to represent the inferred CDS: inserted 1 base in 1 codon): MQWADILHINYCKAVCSRLSSXPNPNTESVSMNGPKHKFCTKLSSTYLRKWWITIVVASALIIGGIVVACEFSVLIDAVVDRMVALRPGAKTFGWWAKPPVEPRISLYIYNVTNADDFLSNGSKAIVDEVGPYVYSETWEKVNIVENDNGTLSYNLRKIYSFREDLSVGPEDDVVIVPNIPMLSATSQSKHAARFLRLAMASIMDILKIKPFVQVSVGQLLWGYEDPLLKLAKDVVPKEQKLPYEEFGLLYGKNGTSSDRVTVNTGVDHIEKYGIIDNFNGRTHLPHWTTDACNTLAGTDGSIFPPHITHDRILHVYDKDLCRLLPLVFEKEVVTSNEVPGYRFTPPEWVFADVDSHPDNMCFCPAGKPSCSPNGLFNVSLCQYDSPIMLSFPHFYLADESLRTQVEGISPPMKEKHQFFFDVQPKMGTTLRVRARIQINLAVSQVFDIKQVANFPDIIFPILWFEEGIDNLPDEVTDLMRFAEQVPPKIRVALIVGLCALGVILLLLSTFCLIRNSHRQSTLHLEGSNYLATAQVDMNKKQNKDNQPARY, from the exons ATGCAGTGGGCCGACATTCTGCATA ttAACTACTGCAAGGCGGTCTGCTCTCGACTCTCCA ACCCCAACCCCAACACCGAATCCGTCAGCATGAACGGGCCGAAACACAAGTTTTGCACTAAACTCTCCAGCACCTATCTCAGAAAATGGT GGATTACGATCGTCGTGGCATCGGCACTGATAATTGGCGGCATTGTGGTGGCCTGTGAATTCTCCGTGCTGATCGATGCCGTCGTGGACCGCATGGTGGCCCTGCGTCCCGGCGCCAAGACCTTCGGCTGGTGGGCCAAGCCCCCGGTGGAGCCCAGAATCAGCCTGTACATCTACAATGTCACCAATGCGGACGACTTCCTCAGCAACGGCTCCAAGGCCATTGTCGACGAGGTGGGGCCCTACGTTTACAG CGAGACCTGGGAAAAGGTGAACATCGTGGAGAATGACAATGGCACGCTGAGCTACAATCTGCGCAAGATCTACTCGTTCCGCGAAGATCTCTCGGTGGGACCCGAAGACGACGTGGTGATTGTGCCCAACATTCCCATGCTGAGCGCCACCTCGCAGAGCAAACACGCGGCCAG GTTCCTCCGCCTGGCCATGGCCAGCATCATGGACATTCTGAAAATCAAGCCGTTCGTGCAGGTGTCCGTGGGCCAGCTGCTCTGGGGCTACGAGGACCCGCTGCTCAAGCTGGCCAAGGACGTGGTGCCCAAGGAGCAGAAGCTGCCCTACGAGGAGTTTGGCCTGCTGTACGGCAAGAACGGCACCTCCTCCGACCGCGTCACTGTGAACACAGGCGTGGACCATATTGAAAAGTACGGCATCATCGACAACTTCAACGGGCGCACCCACCTGCCCCACTGGACCACCGATGCGTGCAACACACTGGCCGGAACAGATGGCTCTATCTTCCCCCCTCACATCACCCACGACCGCATCCTGCACGTGTACGACAAGGACCTGTGCCGCCTGCTGCCCCTGGTCTTCGAGAAGGAGGTGGTGACCTCGAACGAGGTGCCCGGATACCGCTTCACCCCGCCGGAGTGGGTCTTCGCCGATGTGGACAGCCACCCGGACAACATGTGCTTCTGCCCCGCGGGCAAGCCCTCTTGCTCCCCCAACGGACTCTTCAACGTCTCCCTCTGCCAATACG ATTCCCCCATCATGCTAAGTTTCCCGCACTTCTATCTGGCCGACGAAAGCCTGAGGACCCAAGTGGAGGGTATTTCCCCGCCCATGAAGGAAAAGCATCAGTTCTTCTTCGACGTCCAGCCT AAAATGGGAACCACGCTGAGAGTGCGCGCCCGTATCCAGATCAATTTGGCCGTGAGCCAGGTGTTCGACATCAAGCAGGTGGCCAACTTCCCGGACATCATCTTCCCCATCCTGTGGTTCGAGGAGGGCATCGACAACCTGCCCGACGAGGTCACCGACCTTATGCGCTTCGCCGAGCAGGTGCCGCCCAAGATCCGCGTGGCACTCATCGTGGGCCTGTGCGCCCTGGGCGTgatactgctgctgctgtcgacCTTCTGCCTCATCCGCAACTCGCACCGGCAGAGCACCCTGCACCTGGAGGGCTCCAACTACCTGGCCACTGCCCAGGTGGACATGAACAAGAAGCAGAACAAGGATAACCAACCCGCCAGATACTAG